The following coding sequences lie in one Amycolatopsis cihanbeyliensis genomic window:
- a CDS encoding PadR family transcriptional regulator gives MSATRLLVLGVVRMYGKAHGYQVRRELQTWSADKWANIQPGSIYHALKKMTTEGLLEQVETEQGGSGPERVAYRITETGEAEFQILIAQALARPSATGFELPAALVLLTTQPRQRLIGLLKQQLIRLEGDEESSRLLLEEGTSWGHPAHVTELYRLWQRTAEARASWLRELIERLRAGEYVLADDSDHAFGEPGGAE, from the coding sequence TTGTCCGCGACCAGACTGCTGGTGCTCGGAGTCGTGCGGATGTACGGCAAGGCACACGGCTATCAGGTGCGCCGTGAGCTGCAGACCTGGTCCGCCGACAAGTGGGCCAACATCCAGCCGGGGTCGATCTACCACGCGCTGAAGAAGATGACCACCGAAGGCCTGCTCGAGCAGGTGGAGACCGAGCAGGGCGGGTCAGGGCCGGAACGGGTGGCGTACCGGATCACCGAGACCGGCGAGGCCGAGTTCCAGATCCTGATCGCGCAGGCGCTGGCCCGGCCCAGCGCGACCGGGTTCGAGTTGCCCGCGGCGCTGGTGCTGCTCACCACGCAGCCGAGGCAGCGGCTGATCGGCCTGCTCAAGCAGCAGCTGATCCGGCTGGAAGGCGACGAGGAGAGCTCCCGGCTGCTACTCGAGGAGGGCACGAGCTGGGGGCACCCCGCGCATGTCACCGAGCTGTACCGGCTGTGGCAGCGCACCGCCGAGGCCAGGGCGAGCTGGCTACGAGAGCTCATCGAGCGGTTGCGGGCCGGCGAGTACGTGCTGGCCGACGACTCCGACCACGCCTTCGGCGAGCCCGGTGGCGCCGAATAA
- a CDS encoding dolichyl-phosphate-mannose--protein mannosyltransferase: MTALLTRPSGDGPYPEQGRPGQPPTDRETALLGRPMPGDRVRALVLTLVLVVIGGFVRLQNLGVPTDKGTPVFDEKHYVPQAWQMLRNGGYEDNAGYELVVHPPLAKQLIAIGEWLFGYNGWGWRFSAAIAGTVIILLTIRIARRLTRSTLLGGIAGILVICDGVLHLQSRMGMLDIFLVVFVLGAFGCLLMDREQVRERLAVAVRHGWIDETPYGPRLGFRWWRFGAGVLLGLATAVKWSGAYYVLAFGLLCVAFDIAARRAAGVRRPWVGVLRRDLAPALWGIGAIAVLVYLSSWWAWFASETATDRNYVQIHNEGGGPFGFVPDALRSLVSYTFAVLDFHEGLATPDGDPHPWESKPWTWPMGLRPMLYYYESGDAAAGCGQTNCVRATMLIGTPAMWWLALPVLGWGLWRSVFRADWRYAAVLTAYFAGLLPWFVNLDRQMYFFYAAPLAPFLILGLTLGLGHILGRAASGFERRGTGLLVVALYVGLVVANFVWLWPILNGDSITNERWQSELWLPSWR, from the coding sequence GTGACCGCGCTGCTGACCCGACCGTCCGGGGACGGTCCATATCCGGAGCAGGGGCGGCCGGGACAGCCGCCGACCGATCGGGAGACGGCGCTGCTCGGCAGGCCCATGCCCGGCGACCGGGTACGCGCGCTCGTGCTGACGCTGGTGCTGGTCGTCATCGGCGGCTTCGTCCGGCTGCAGAACCTCGGGGTCCCCACCGACAAGGGCACCCCGGTCTTCGACGAGAAGCACTACGTACCGCAGGCGTGGCAGATGCTGCGCAACGGCGGCTACGAGGACAACGCGGGCTACGAGCTGGTGGTGCACCCGCCGCTGGCCAAGCAGCTCATCGCCATCGGGGAGTGGCTGTTCGGCTACAACGGGTGGGGATGGCGGTTCAGCGCGGCCATCGCCGGCACGGTGATCATCCTGCTGACCATCCGGATCGCCCGCAGGCTCACCCGCTCCACCCTGCTCGGCGGGATCGCGGGCATCCTGGTGATCTGCGATGGCGTGCTGCACCTGCAGTCGCGGATGGGGATGCTGGACATCTTCCTCGTCGTGTTCGTCCTCGGCGCGTTCGGCTGCCTGCTGATGGATCGCGAGCAGGTGCGGGAACGGCTCGCGGTCGCGGTGCGGCACGGCTGGATCGACGAAACGCCCTACGGCCCGCGGCTCGGTTTCCGCTGGTGGCGGTTCGGTGCCGGGGTGCTGCTCGGCCTGGCCACGGCGGTCAAGTGGTCGGGGGCGTACTACGTGCTGGCCTTCGGCCTGCTGTGCGTCGCCTTCGATATCGCCGCGCGGCGGGCGGCCGGGGTGCGGCGCCCGTGGGTCGGCGTGCTGCGCAGGGACCTCGCGCCCGCGCTGTGGGGCATCGGGGCGATCGCGGTGCTGGTCTACCTGAGTAGCTGGTGGGCCTGGTTCGCCAGCGAGACCGCCACCGACCGCAACTACGTGCAGATCCACAACGAGGGCGGCGGGCCGTTCGGTTTCGTGCCGGACGCGCTGCGCTCGCTGGTGTCGTACACCTTCGCCGTGCTGGACTTCCACGAAGGGCTCGCCACCCCGGACGGCGACCCGCACCCCTGGGAGTCCAAGCCGTGGACCTGGCCGATGGGGCTGCGCCCGATGCTGTACTACTACGAGTCGGGCGACGCGGCCGCGGGGTGCGGACAGACGAACTGCGTGCGGGCGACGATGCTGATCGGCACCCCGGCCATGTGGTGGCTCGCGCTGCCGGTGCTGGGCTGGGGCCTGTGGCGGTCGGTGTTCCGCGCGGACTGGCGTTACGCCGCCGTGCTCACCGCGTACTTCGCCGGCCTGCTGCCCTGGTTCGTCAACCTCGACCGGCAGATGTACTTCTTCTACGCCGCCCCGCTCGCGCCGTTCCTGATCCTCGGGCTGACCCTCGGGCTGGGACACATCCTCGGGCGAGCGGCGAGCGGTTTCGAACGAAGAGGAACCGGCCTGCTCGTGGTGGCCCTCTACGTCGGCCTGGTGGTGGCCAACTTCGTCTGGCTGTGGCCCATCCTGAACGGCGACTCGATCACCAACGAACGCTGGCAGTCCGAACTCTGGCTCCCTTCCTGGCGCTGA
- a CDS encoding aminodeoxychorismate synthase component I, with protein MRLVRRLLRSEVSPERALLALDARARSLGLPAPAALCGDWFGSRAILAPTLGGTPVHEIEQAFAIPTRQPVMPKGTYPAGAVGGGWFGYLSYQLSDPAGAGSALPKAVWGWADHVLRQDTDAHWWFEALVPEGAPDPADLATELDELLAAPPPRRAGWTPVELRRPAAAGHHAAVSECVQAIRAGELFQANICTRFDGAFDGRPAELFAEGVRGLLPRRAAYLAGEWGAVASMSPELFLARGGSRVHSTPIKGTLPRRGPADDPLAARLRESTKDVAENVMITDLVRNDLGRVCQVGSVRVPELLAVKPAPGVWHLESTVEGQLRGEVDDADLLRATFPPGSVTGAPKLRALDLIAELEHRPRGVYTGAIGLASPVAGMELNVAIRTLELHAGRLELGVGGGITADSDPAAEWRECLHKAAPLEQLLAARTFPRSVPA; from the coding sequence ATGCGGTTGGTGCGCAGGTTGCTGCGCTCGGAGGTCTCCCCGGAACGGGCGTTGCTGGCGCTGGACGCGCGCGCCCGATCCCTCGGCCTGCCCGCACCGGCGGCGCTGTGTGGTGACTGGTTCGGCTCACGCGCGATCCTCGCGCCCACCCTGGGCGGCACGCCGGTGCACGAGATCGAGCAGGCCTTCGCGATCCCGACCCGGCAACCCGTGATGCCGAAGGGGACCTACCCCGCAGGCGCGGTGGGCGGCGGCTGGTTCGGCTATCTCTCCTACCAGCTCAGCGACCCGGCCGGGGCCGGATCCGCACTGCCGAAAGCGGTCTGGGGTTGGGCCGATCATGTCCTGCGCCAGGACACGGACGCGCACTGGTGGTTCGAGGCGCTGGTCCCCGAGGGCGCGCCCGATCCCGCCGATCTCGCCACCGAGCTCGACGAACTGCTTGCCGCGCCGCCACCGCGGCGAGCGGGTTGGACGCCGGTGGAGTTGCGCCGCCCGGCCGCGGCAGGGCACCACGCCGCGGTGTCCGAATGCGTTCAGGCGATCCGGGCCGGCGAGCTGTTCCAGGCCAACATCTGCACCCGGTTCGACGGTGCTTTCGACGGACGGCCCGCCGAGCTGTTCGCGGAGGGCGTGCGCGGCCTGCTGCCGCGCCGGGCGGCCTACCTCGCGGGCGAATGGGGCGCGGTGGCCTCGATGTCGCCGGAGCTTTTCCTCGCCCGCGGGGGCAGCCGGGTGCACTCCACGCCGATCAAGGGGACCCTGCCCCGCAGGGGTCCCGCCGACGACCCGCTCGCGGCGAGGTTGCGGGAGTCCACAAAGGATGTCGCGGAAAACGTGATGATCACCGACCTGGTGCGTAACGATCTCGGCCGGGTGTGCCAGGTGGGCAGTGTCCGGGTACCCGAACTGCTCGCCGTGAAGCCCGCACCCGGGGTCTGGCATCTTGAGTCCACAGTGGAAGGACAGTTGCGGGGTGAGGTGGACGACGCGGACCTGCTGCGGGCCACGTTCCCACCCGGTTCGGTGACCGGAGCGCCCAAGCTGCGCGCGCTCGACCTCATCGCGGAGCTGGAGCACCGGCCGCGCGGTGTCTACACCGGTGCCATCGGGCTCGCCTCGCCGGTGGCCGGGATGGAGCTGAACGTCGCCATCCGGACGCTGGAGCTGCACGCCGGAAGGCTCGAGCTCGGGGTCGGGGGCGGCATCACCGCCGACTCCGACCCGGCAGCCGAGTGGCGGGAATGCCTGCACAAGGCGGCCCCGCTCGAGCAGTTGCTCGCCGCCCGCACCTTCCCGCGCAGCGTTCCCGCGTGA
- the metG gene encoding methionine--tRNA ligase, whose product MSTPVLTAVAWPYANGPRHIGHVSGIGVPSDVFARYQRMAGNRVLMVSGSDEHGTPILVQADKEGLTPRQTADKYHRVIAEDLRGLGVTYDLYTRTTTGNHEQVVQEIFLALYRNGYVVPRTTTGAISPSTGRTLPDRYIEGTCPICGYDGARGDQCDNCGNQLDAAELINPVSRVNGEKPKFIETEHLFLDLPAFTDSLGKWLATRTGWRSNVLNFTRNLVDDMRPRPITRDLDWGVKIPLDGWRDEPLKRFYVWFDAVIGYFSASVEWARRSGEPDAWRQWWNDPEAELVYFMGKDNITFHAQIWPALLLGHNGQGDRGGEPGPYDALNLPTEIASSEFLTMSGSKFSTSRGTVIYLHDFLREFGPDTLRYFISAAGPETQDVDFTWDEFTRRINFELANEWGNLVNRSISMAHKNNGAVPRPQVPRAADEELKALSRQAFETVGENLRRSRFRAGIGEAMRVVSAANKYLSEQEPWKLKDDPERRDTVLHTALQVVSDANTLLTPFLPHSAQKVHEAMGGTGVWAAQPELTDAEDLDVPGRINPILTGDYTGEQARWESMPVEVGRPLAKPSPLFAKLDPKLAETGPEWAPIVQA is encoded by the coding sequence ATGAGCACCCCCGTGTTGACAGCGGTGGCCTGGCCCTATGCCAACGGCCCCCGGCACATCGGCCACGTCTCCGGTATCGGCGTCCCCTCGGACGTGTTCGCGCGGTACCAGCGAATGGCGGGCAACCGGGTGCTGATGGTCTCCGGCAGCGATGAGCACGGCACGCCGATCCTGGTGCAGGCCGACAAGGAGGGGCTCACCCCGCGGCAGACGGCCGACAAGTACCACCGGGTGATCGCCGAGGACCTGCGCGGGCTCGGCGTGACCTACGACCTCTACACCCGCACCACCACCGGCAACCACGAGCAGGTGGTGCAGGAGATCTTCCTTGCCCTGTACCGCAACGGCTACGTGGTGCCGAGAACGACGACCGGCGCGATCAGCCCGTCCACCGGCCGGACCCTGCCGGACCGCTACATCGAGGGCACCTGCCCGATCTGCGGCTACGACGGCGCCCGCGGCGACCAGTGCGACAACTGCGGCAACCAACTCGACGCCGCCGAGCTGATCAACCCGGTGTCCAGGGTCAACGGGGAGAAGCCGAAGTTCATCGAGACCGAGCACCTGTTCCTCGACCTGCCCGCGTTCACCGACTCGCTCGGCAAGTGGCTGGCCACCAGGACCGGCTGGCGGTCCAACGTCCTGAACTTCACCCGCAACCTGGTGGACGACATGCGCCCCCGGCCGATCACCCGCGATCTGGACTGGGGCGTGAAGATCCCGCTGGACGGCTGGCGGGACGAGCCGCTGAAGCGGTTCTACGTGTGGTTCGACGCGGTGATCGGGTACTTCTCGGCCAGTGTCGAATGGGCCCGCCGCAGCGGTGAGCCGGACGCCTGGCGGCAGTGGTGGAACGACCCGGAAGCCGAGCTCGTGTACTTCATGGGCAAGGACAACATCACCTTCCACGCCCAGATCTGGCCCGCGCTGCTGCTCGGGCACAACGGGCAGGGCGACAGGGGCGGCGAGCCGGGTCCCTACGACGCGCTGAACCTGCCGACCGAGATCGCCTCCAGCGAGTTCCTCACGATGAGCGGCTCGAAGTTCTCCACCTCCCGCGGGACGGTCATCTACCTGCACGACTTCCTGCGCGAGTTCGGCCCGGACACTCTGCGCTACTTCATCTCGGCGGCCGGCCCCGAGACCCAGGACGTGGACTTCACCTGGGACGAGTTCACCCGCCGGATCAACTTCGAGCTGGCCAACGAGTGGGGCAACCTGGTCAACCGGTCCATCTCGATGGCGCACAAGAACAACGGGGCGGTACCCCGGCCGCAGGTCCCGCGGGCCGCCGACGAGGAGCTGAAGGCGCTGTCCCGGCAGGCCTTCGAGACCGTCGGCGAGAACCTGCGCCGCTCCCGGTTCCGGGCCGGGATCGGCGAGGCCATGCGCGTGGTGTCGGCGGCCAACAAGTACCTCTCCGAGCAGGAGCCGTGGAAGCTGAAGGACGACCCCGAGCGTAGGGACACGGTGCTGCATACCGCGTTGCAGGTGGTCTCGGATGCCAACACCCTGCTCACGCCGTTCCTGCCGCATTCGGCGCAGAAGGTGCACGAGGCGATGGGCGGCACCGGGGTGTGGGCGGCGCAGCCGGAGCTGACCGACGCCGAGGACCTCGACGTACCCGGCCGGATCAACCCGATCCTCACCGGTGACTACACCGGCGAGCAGGCGCGCTGGGAGTCGATGCCGGTCGAGGTGGGCAGGCCACTGGCCAAGCCGAGCCCCCTGTTCGCCAAGCTGGACCCGAAGCTGGCCGAGACCGGACCGGAGTGGGCCCCCATTGTCCAAGCGTGA
- a CDS encoding ABC transporter permease produces the protein MLRDSWLIFRRDLILSTRNPTWLIIQIMQPLLYLVLFGPLMEKMVQNTPGFPPGNAWQIFTPALIVMIALFGSSFVGFALLADYRTGVVERLRVTPVSRLALLLGKVVMNAIQAVVQAALLIVLAYVAFGLNAPVGGVLLSLVIVALLAITLASSSYALALRLKSEEAFPALLNAILLPLLLLSGILIPITTGLAPDWLYTISRINPFSHVVEAQRGVFLGDFSMDTLFTGGVVLLAMTVLAVLWGARTFQRENA, from the coding sequence ATGTTGCGTGACAGTTGGCTGATCTTCCGCAGGGACCTGATCCTCAGCACCCGCAACCCGACCTGGCTGATCATCCAGATCATGCAGCCCTTGCTGTACCTGGTCCTGTTCGGGCCGCTGATGGAGAAGATGGTGCAGAACACGCCGGGCTTCCCGCCCGGCAACGCCTGGCAGATCTTCACCCCGGCGCTGATCGTGATGATCGCGCTGTTCGGCAGCTCGTTCGTCGGCTTCGCCCTGCTGGCCGACTACCGCACCGGGGTGGTCGAGCGGCTGCGGGTCACGCCGGTCAGCAGGCTCGCGCTGTTGTTGGGCAAGGTCGTGATGAACGCGATCCAGGCTGTCGTCCAGGCCGCGCTGCTCATCGTGCTGGCCTACGTCGCGTTCGGGCTGAACGCTCCGGTCGGCGGGGTGTTGCTCAGCCTGGTGATCGTGGCCCTGCTGGCGATCACCCTCGCGTCCTCGTCCTACGCCCTCGCGCTGCGACTCAAGAGCGAGGAGGCCTTCCCCGCGCTGCTGAACGCCATCCTGCTGCCCTTGCTGCTGCTGTCCGGAATCCTGATCCCGATCACCACCGGGCTGGCGCCCGACTGGCTCTACACCATTTCGCGGATCAACCCGTTCAGTCACGTGGTGGAGGCGCAGCGCGGCGTGTTCCTCGGCGACTTCAGCATGGACACGCTGTTCACCGGCGGAGTCGTACTGCTGGCGATGACCGTACTCGCCGTGCTGTGGGGCGCTCGCACCTTCCAGCGCGAGAACGCCTGA
- a CDS encoding ATP-binding cassette domain-containing protein, producing MIKARGLARRFAARGRTVDAVKGVDLDVAEGELLGFLGPNGAGKTTTLRMLTTLLRPTSGEATVAGCDLRKDPVGVRRRIGYVAQGGGTAPEYKVAEEIELQGMLYGLSKADARRRGATLTEQLDLANLDHRLTKTLSGGQRRRLDIALGLIHDPKLVFFDEPTTGLDPQSRANLWEHIRRLRAEHGVTLFLTTHYLDEADSLCDRILVIDNGEIVAEGSPNSLKSRVSGDGVEIGVPAESVAAAAEIAGRLEGAHEVTCLEDTVRFRVPRGDTAMPELLRALDAADIGMTAMQVHRPTLDDVFLTLTGRTLRDAEERTGEAAEPEEAAHVA from the coding sequence ATGATCAAGGCACGCGGCCTCGCCAGGCGGTTCGCCGCCCGCGGCCGCACCGTCGACGCGGTCAAGGGCGTCGACCTCGATGTGGCCGAGGGCGAGCTCCTCGGCTTCCTCGGCCCGAACGGCGCCGGCAAGACCACCACCCTGCGCATGCTCACCACGCTGCTGCGCCCGACCTCGGGCGAGGCGACGGTGGCCGGCTGCGACCTGCGGAAGGATCCGGTGGGCGTACGCAGGCGCATCGGGTACGTCGCGCAGGGCGGCGGCACCGCCCCGGAGTACAAGGTGGCCGAGGAGATCGAGCTCCAGGGGATGCTGTACGGGCTGAGCAAGGCCGACGCGCGCAGGCGTGGCGCCACGCTCACCGAGCAGCTCGATCTCGCCAATCTGGACCACCGGCTCACCAAGACACTCTCCGGCGGCCAGCGGCGCCGGCTGGACATCGCACTGGGGCTCATCCACGATCCGAAGCTGGTCTTCTTCGACGAGCCGACCACCGGGCTCGATCCGCAGAGCAGGGCGAACCTGTGGGAGCACATCCGGCGGTTGCGCGCCGAGCACGGTGTGACGTTGTTCCTGACCACCCATTACCTGGACGAGGCCGATTCGCTGTGCGACCGCATCCTGGTGATCGACAACGGTGAGATCGTGGCGGAGGGCAGCCCGAACTCGCTGAAGTCCCGGGTCTCCGGCGACGGGGTCGAGATCGGCGTGCCTGCGGAGTCGGTGGCCGCGGCCGCCGAGATCGCCGGGAGACTCGAGGGCGCGCACGAAGTGACCTGCCTCGAGGACACCGTGCGGTTCCGGGTGCCGCGCGGGGACACCGCGATGCCGGAACTGCTCAGGGCGTTGGACGCCGCCGATATCGGCATGACCGCGATGCAGGTGCACCGCCCGACCCTGGACGACGTGTTCCTCACCCTGACCGGCCGCACCCTGCGCGATGCCGAGGAACGCACCGGCGAGGCCGCGGAGCCCGAGGAGGCCGCCCATGTTGCGTGA
- the rsmI gene encoding 16S rRNA (cytidine(1402)-2'-O)-methyltransferase yields the protein MASSAAGGRLVLAATPLGDPRDASARLLDALAEAEVIAAEDTRKLRALTTALEVTPRGRVISFYEDVETARLPRLLDALRAGETVLLVTDAGMPSVSDPGYRLVAACVAEDLPISCLPGPSAVTTALALSGLAADRFCFEGFAPRKPGERGRWLRELAGERRTTVFFESPHRLAGTLADAVEALGPRRAAAVCRELTKTHEEVRRGTLGELAEWTSSSKVRGEITVVLAGAEPPAAPVAELVDEVAERAATGERLKVAAAAVAEAAGVSKKELYDAVIARRAGGG from the coding sequence ATGGCCAGCAGTGCGGCCGGGGGCCGATTGGTGCTGGCCGCGACCCCGCTGGGGGATCCGCGGGACGCCTCGGCCCGGCTGCTGGACGCGCTGGCCGAGGCGGAGGTGATCGCCGCGGAGGACACCAGGAAGCTGCGCGCACTGACCACCGCGCTCGAGGTCACCCCGCGTGGCCGGGTGATCAGCTTCTACGAGGACGTCGAGACCGCGCGGCTGCCGCGGCTGCTCGACGCGCTGCGCGCCGGCGAGACCGTGCTGCTGGTGACCGACGCCGGGATGCCGAGCGTCTCCGACCCCGGCTACCGGCTGGTGGCCGCCTGCGTCGCCGAGGATCTGCCGATCAGCTGCCTACCCGGCCCGTCCGCGGTGACCACCGCGCTGGCGCTGTCCGGGCTGGCCGCCGACCGGTTCTGCTTCGAGGGGTTCGCGCCACGCAAACCGGGGGAGCGGGGCCGGTGGCTGCGCGAGCTGGCTGGCGAGCGGCGGACCACGGTGTTCTTCGAATCCCCGCACCGGCTGGCCGGCACCCTCGCCGACGCCGTGGAGGCGCTCGGCCCGCGGCGCGCGGCCGCCGTGTGCCGCGAGCTGACCAAGACGCACGAGGAGGTCCGCCGCGGCACCCTCGGCGAGCTGGCCGAGTGGACCAGCTCGTCGAAGGTGCGCGGCGAGATCACCGTCGTACTGGCCGGGGCCGAGCCACCCGCGGCACCGGTGGCCGAGCTGGTCGACGAGGTGGCCGAACGGGCGGCGACCGGCGAGCGGCTGAAGGTCGCGGCCGCCGCGGTGGCCGAAGCCGCGGGCGTGTCCAAGAAGGAGCTGTACGACGCGGTGATCGCGCGCCGGGCCGGCGGCGGCTGA
- a CDS encoding GH25 family lysozyme — protein sequence MDEQDAAGGINLSHHETVRDWGAARAAGIRFASITITEGMNWTDPAACKQLGLAQRVGMHTGARHFARPGAANEQAEHFVRTARPLGAFAPGALAPALDVRVAAVDDRFIRSWIKAVRGASQLRRVLVYAEYEDWLHRLRPAKWVDDEVMLWLTRHNGIPGRPGWFHSRLSLHQHESGRDAVVYPFTLADLLL from the coding sequence ATGGACGAACAGGACGCCGCGGGCGGGATCAACCTGTCGCACCACGAGACCGTGCGCGACTGGGGAGCCGCGCGCGCCGCCGGGATCCGATTCGCCAGCATCACGATCACCGAGGGCATGAACTGGACCGATCCAGCGGCCTGCAAGCAACTCGGCCTGGCACAACGGGTCGGCATGCATACCGGGGCACGCCACTTCGCCCGCCCCGGAGCGGCGAACGAGCAGGCGGAACACTTCGTGCGCACGGCTCGACCCCTTGGCGCGTTCGCTCCCGGCGCCCTCGCGCCCGCGCTGGACGTCCGGGTGGCGGCCGTGGACGACCGCTTCATCCGGTCCTGGATCAAGGCCGTTCGCGGGGCGAGCCAGCTACGCAGGGTACTGGTCTACGCGGAGTACGAGGACTGGCTGCATCGGCTGCGTCCCGCCAAGTGGGTGGACGACGAGGTGATGCTCTGGCTCACCCGGCACAACGGTATTCCCGGCAGGCCGGGTTGGTTCCACTCCAGACTGAGCCTGCACCAGCACGAGTCCGGCCGGGACGCCGTCGTCTACCCGTTCACCCTCGCCGACCTGCTGCTGTGA
- a CDS encoding serine/threonine-protein kinase has translation MESFASSLLSLAHELFGPGFCPGDWVWATSTAGALIALFPVLGAVLVALIRKGTGNRYDAVVVSVIGAVGVVSVFLLPWLLANGVSGVYRAVNAGGTGGLSGPERSTMTTEYCFVGAQSSYLGGGQNVYETLFYPSAGALAYGYYLGALVGLPLLSLLFVKLQARSALRRGPGWPGRFFWISFIALVLFTAGVEANTAVHLWLGFLPVSVLGIIPVSLVGPPSRSVLQRSERKPEPRREPDPPPYVPPAEQQRQPPPPPDKQYPATSVAPAQESAGALAAVPGPVPVPPGSGQAGSSRYRRLRRLGHGGFGTVWQAVDNQLGRTVALKIAHAPDPDTEERMQREARALATINHPNCVRVYDLVEEPDGLALVMEYLEGQPLGAVVDNGGPLDDVAAGRLWATMAGALTAAHEKGVLHRDVKPSNVILDPGGLAHLIDFGIARSKGDSTMTATGMMIGTPDFVAPEAAAGAAASPASDAWQLAATVSYALSGSPPRGTRETPMAALMAAARAEPPAQLPRRSVHAKLLMASLDPQPRNRPTLNAVRKEVEGWLSRSGAAPDGPVTRLVPRVR, from the coding sequence GTGGAGTCATTCGCTAGCTCGTTGTTGTCCCTGGCGCACGAGCTGTTCGGACCGGGATTCTGCCCTGGTGACTGGGTGTGGGCCACCAGCACCGCCGGTGCCCTGATCGCCCTGTTCCCCGTGCTCGGCGCGGTGCTCGTCGCGCTGATCCGCAAGGGCACCGGCAACCGCTACGACGCGGTGGTGGTCTCGGTGATCGGCGCCGTCGGCGTCGTCTCGGTGTTCCTGCTGCCGTGGCTGCTGGCCAACGGGGTGTCCGGCGTGTACCGGGCGGTCAACGCGGGCGGCACCGGCGGGCTCTCCGGGCCCGAGCGGTCGACGATGACCACCGAGTACTGCTTCGTCGGGGCGCAGTCGAGCTACCTCGGCGGTGGGCAGAACGTGTACGAGACCCTGTTCTACCCCTCCGCCGGCGCGCTGGCCTACGGCTACTACCTCGGCGCGCTGGTCGGTTTGCCGCTGCTGTCCCTGCTGTTCGTCAAGCTGCAGGCGCGCTCGGCGCTGCGGCGTGGCCCGGGTTGGCCCGGCCGGTTCTTCTGGATCTCTTTCATCGCGCTGGTCCTGTTCACCGCAGGGGTCGAGGCCAACACGGCCGTGCACCTGTGGCTCGGGTTCCTGCCGGTCAGCGTGCTGGGCATCATCCCGGTGTCGCTGGTGGGACCGCCGAGCCGGTCGGTGCTGCAACGTTCGGAGCGCAAGCCGGAGCCGCGCCGGGAACCGGACCCGCCGCCCTATGTCCCCCCTGCGGAACAGCAGCGGCAGCCGCCCCCGCCACCGGACAAGCAGTACCCGGCGACCTCGGTCGCGCCCGCGCAGGAGTCGGCCGGCGCGCTGGCCGCCGTGCCCGGGCCGGTCCCGGTGCCGCCGGGGTCCGGCCAGGCGGGCAGCAGCAGGTACCGCAGGCTGCGCAGGCTCGGCCACGGTGGGTTCGGCACCGTGTGGCAGGCGGTGGACAACCAGCTCGGCCGCACGGTGGCGTTGAAGATCGCGCATGCCCCGGATCCGGATACCGAGGAGCGGATGCAGCGCGAGGCGCGTGCCCTGGCCACCATCAACCACCCGAACTGTGTCCGGGTGTACGACCTGGTGGAGGAGCCGGACGGGCTGGCGCTGGTGATGGAGTACCTGGAGGGGCAGCCGCTCGGCGCCGTGGTGGACAACGGCGGCCCGCTGGACGACGTGGCCGCGGGCAGGCTGTGGGCCACCATGGCAGGCGCGCTGACCGCCGCGCACGAGAAGGGCGTGCTGCACCGCGACGTGAAGCCGTCCAACGTGATCCTGGATCCCGGCGGGCTGGCGCACCTGATCGACTTCGGGATCGCCCGCAGCAAGGGCGACTCCACGATGACGGCGACCGGGATGATGATCGGCACGCCGGATTTCGTGGCCCCGGAAGCCGCCGCGGGCGCGGCGGCCAGCCCCGCCTCGGACGCCTGGCAACTGGCCGCCACGGTCAGCTACGCGCTGTCCGGCTCACCCCCGCGGGGAACCCGCGAGACCCCGATGGCCGCGCTGATGGCCGCAGCCCGCGCCGAGCCGCCCGCGCAACTGCCCCGCCGCAGCGTGCACGCCAAGCTGCTGATGGCCTCCCTCGACCCGCAACCGCGCAACCGACCCACGTTGAACGCCGTGCGCAAGGAGGTCGAGGGCTGGCTCTCCCGCAGCGGCGCCGCCCCGGACGGCCCGGTCACCCGCCTGGTCCCCCGCGTCCGCTGA